DNA from Hippoglossus hippoglossus isolate fHipHip1 chromosome 13, fHipHip1.pri, whole genome shotgun sequence:
AAATGAACAGAAAGTAGGAGGAGAGGACAGCATAGAGGCCATGTTTGCCAAGCAGTTTGCGCGTCTGTCCTCTTTGTCCTCCAGTCTGTCCCCTCAAGCTGCCAAGAGGTTTAAGCTCGACACATCACCAGCCAATGATGTCCTGCACATTCTCCTTCATGCACTTACAGACATGAAAGATCACATATCCTCATCAGATCTCTGTCTCCAAGCCCTCTCCATTTCCCTTGATTCTCTTTTCACTGCCTTGCTAATAGACCAAGAGGTCAAGCTTCCAACTAAAGAGAAGATGCACATGTTGTCTAAAGCTGTCAGCATCAGAGAAAAGAATGATGGGAAACTGAGTCCTGAACTAATTCAGGAGGCTCAGAGCGACTTGCGTGCCTCTCACACACCGTCTCAGTTTAAACCCAGCAGGATGACGCTTGGAGAAGCCTTGAAGATTATAACAGACCTCACACAGTTTTGGCTTAACAGCAAACTCCTGGCAGTAGATGACAGTACAAATTTTAGTTACTCTACATTTAGACTGGAACAGAGTGTCCAGAGAGTCCTCACAGCTCCAGAGGAAGCTGGTTTGCCTGAAACGATGACTGAAAGTGATGTACAAAAGCCAGAGATGAATCTACTCAGAGGTTTGCTGGAGTCCCTGGTTTTCCCCACCATAGAGACAACCCCCGAGATGGAAGCAAAGGTCACCATGAACATCATCAGTCACCGTCTGGAGGACTATCAGAgctttgctgtgttgtgtgcaAGTGAGAAAAGCTGGGCCTTCCCTGATGAGCAGTTGCTGGACTTCCTGGAAAAGAACCAAGCAGCCTTCCAGCAGCACGATACGCTGCTCAGCCTGGCCTCCACCCTCATGGCTACACTCCACAGTGAGGCTCCTAATGTCAAACAGTGCAAGAAGCTGATGAAAgtcactgcagacattttctctgctctttcgttagaagacaaaaacaaatcgTTGGCCGCCATGTTGAGATTGTCCACCAGAGGGTTTTTGGGGCATTCTGTTCCCTCTGCTGTGACTGATGGGTTTAAGCAGGAGCTCAACATGGCTTTCAACTGCATCATCCAAGGAGGGGGCGGAGCGTCAGCCACAGTGTCGCTGGGCCATCTGAATACAGCGGCCGCTTTGATAGCACGAGTGGCGTTTCAGAATCCAGAGGCCGCTCTGAAGTCTTGTTGTCATTCAGCTGTCTTCAACAAGGGGGCTTTCTCTCTCATGGCTAAGATCCTCCAGCAGCTGCCTGGactcagaggagagaagggaagagaaaatgaagctgaatgcgatgaaaaagaagaaaaacaggcaAAGGGAAATCGTGATGAAGTAAAGGATGATGTGAGTGGTGGCCGTCTACTCTGCAAGTGTCTGCAGGAGACAATCAAGACCAAATCATTGCTGGCCTGTGAAAAAGAGCAGCTCCTCAAGTTCCTGGGTCTGCTGATGATGCCGGTCATAGCGGTcgagggagaagaaaggaggcaATGCTTTCTGCCACCTCAGGAGGTCGTGAATATCTTTGTCCTGCCGAACCTTTCCACAGCGGGTGAGTGTCCTGTGGTATTCATGATTTTAAACTTCATCAAGTGAAACTTTATCTGTTGCagactgaaatgtttgtttaggAATCTTCCTTGTTGAAAATGCAACTATGAATGACACCAGACAAAACAGCTAAAACAACAAGATGCTGAAATTAGCcttatgaatgaatgaatgaatgaatgaatgaataggATGTCAGCGATTTATTATGGAGTTTTATTATGGAGCTTTCAACCACATCTCACAGCCTTCATCAGCAAATGAATTCTGCTAAGTTGTTTTGGAGGTTCCAGGTTCTAATTCAGGTTTGGCTTGggtctgtgtggagtttgcatgttctccctgtaaAACCAGAACAATATGATGAAAGATGCTGAGACATTTCTGTATAGTCAGCTTACAATCATCTGAGTTTTTGCCTACAAGCAATACCTTTGACATTACATGTAGTGATTTGATCAATTGTTAACGTAAAAATATAGAATACATTGTGTGTTTAAGTATAGAAAATAAGTATGAGCCTCTCTGCTCCAATGTTTTCCCTCCAGGTCGCAGTTTGTTTGACACAGAACTgagtctgcagctcctccacactGCTCTGGGTGTAGATGTCCAGCATCCAGCCTCTTCTCCCCACTGGCTGTTGGACTgttctccttttcctctgctgTACATCCTCGCCCAGCTGCACAACCAGGCTCTCAGGTTAGTCATCTTGTTGCTTTTAATTCAGATACCTGCTGTTATTAAATTTTTCCATAACTGTTTAGCCTTTTCAGTGAGTCCCATTAAGTTAAGGGATAACTGTGACCTGTCTCAATGGGGTCCAGACTTTGTCTCCACTCAGTTCACAACACAGAGTTCTCCAGAGGGtacaggtgaggggtggtgcagcaggcggaggcaggatGTAAAGTATagattctgctgcggagatctgtgctctcttgacatcttcctctgcatcttctatgtgtgtgacaCTACTTTTTCATCCAGACTTTTTAAATTTCtcttatgttttaatttttgtgTCCATTATGTAtttgaaacgtcatcaacacactcactcaatGTGAATCCtcctgttgtattctcacatcggctcactCGGTCATTATCCTGAGTTCTCACCAGGGGACTGGCCAAAGAAACTCTGTTCTCGCATGCAACCCCTGTAGAGAATGTCAgaagattatccagagttcagtgcatgtctgaaagcagcttaaatctCTACTAGGTTTTGGGAACAGCCACTGGAGGGCACTGTCTGCCACTGGTCCATGGACACcaaggagctgctggagtcGGTGCTAGCCACACTGGCGCAGGTGGTTGGTGCAGAGGTGGCAGCGGCCCCCAGCAGCTGGTCCAGAGCTCTTTTCTGGCTCTACAACAAGATGGAGGAACTGGACTGGGCAGTCAGGTTCCACCTGAAGCCCGTGTGGGGAGAACACTTCAAAAATGAAGTTCCCTTGTCtctgctgactgtgtgtgatttACCAGAGCAGGTAACAACCTCTTGGATTTGACTTCACCCtgagtttctttctttgtttacaAGCTGTTCAAAGACATTATTCATCCAAGGTTTCAGATGAAAGTGAAGACATTGTGTACGATCGATCTTCTATGCACAAACCTTCACAAACCATATCCTCTCAATACACTGCTCAGAGGAAGTCAATGGTGATCATTCAATCTCAATGAAGTGTGATAATCATTTATATATTAGAGCCACGTCATGTCCCAATATGTTGCTCCATTTTCTGAGGACAACACACGTTGGGCCTTTTGCAAGAACATGTTCCTGTTATTCAAAACTACATTTGTTTGTGCTGCGTGTTTGtgcagctgaaaacagaaaGATTAGAAGTTTGTTGCTGTTCAACATAAAGAAGCtgcatcatttgtttttcaatgtaACTCTAAATCtttcttaaaatgtctttcttcagtttgaacttatcatttttctttccctctctccaggAGTGGTCCGGTTTGGACCTGCCTCAGTACGGCCAGGGCAGCGGCCTTTTGGCCTGGATGGAGTGCTGCTCCATATCGGACTCCCTTCGGTCCACCATGTtgtcctgtctctctctggacCAGCGCCGGACTGACCACGTCGGCATGTTCAGCAAAGGCCTTCTGGTGGCTCTGACCCAGACTCTGCCCTGGTGCTCCGTCTCCCAGTGGTCCAGGCTGCTGGGGACCCTGAGGGAGCTGATCACCTCCGGTCGCCTCCACGTTCCCTTCTCGCTCGAGTACGTGGACTATCTGCCCCTAATGGATCTTAGGAAGTTTTCATGTGATCTCCGCCTGTCAGTCCTCCTGCTTCGTGtccttcagctgctctgtggctcCAGCTGCTCAGACTGGCTGTCAGCGGACGGCTGGGCGCATGTTGGCAGGTTGTACGCCCATGCTGTGAGAGAGATGATGAACTCGCTCAGAGCCAAGCTGCCTCTTCCGTCATCTGGTGCCTGGACGGCCTCTGCTTCAACACCTCCTAAAACACCAGCATCCAAAGACTCAAATCCTTCCTTCACTTCAGTCAAAGTTACCAAACCGACCATAGACTCTCTGACTGAAGCAGAAGGCCTGAAAGCGTCaaacgaggaagaggaggtggagacgacTCTCAGCCAGGAAGTCCTGTTTGTTCTCAGCCAGCTCTTCTGTCATGTTCAGCACATCCAGGTAACATTAACACCACGGCCACAGCTGGACAGTATATCTGAAGGTCTATGAGaagatgtgtgttttaattcatATATTAAACTGTAGGTAAAAGCAGTCCCAGTGAGGCTGAGCTACAGATCTAGGTTAACTGGGCTTATGTAACAACTTCTACAGAGAACAAAAACCGCgtaaattaaaaagtttaaGTTCTTTGCACACAACTAGTTTGGTTTTCTAAGAATGTGTTTAATGATCTTGGTTATTAAAAGCCAAAATCCTAATATTTTAGATGTAAGGCACCAGTAGATGATATTTTGATGGCAAAATGTTCCTCCCAGTATAATTTTAATTACTCCTCTAGGTGATGATGCCAGGAGGCCGGAGTGAGCCGCTGTTCTTGTCCAGTTTGGAGATCCTCAGCCACTATGAAGCCGTCATGACCGCGTTTCCGGAAAGCAGCAGCCCGCTGGAGAGCGACAACACCCGTCACTTCTTCACCACCATCACAGACAACCTGGAGAGCGAGGAGATGAAGGTGGTGCTGAAGCAGAAGATCGCTCAGCTCGTCTCGGCAGACGCAcgttgatttttttgttttcacatgttttccaCTGGGGAGTCAGGGTTTAGATGTTCAAACTCACGTCTGGAGAGttcaagacaaaacaaagatatAGTTTCAGTTGTCAGTGTTGCTCACTGTATTCAGTTAATGGAGTTATTGCAAAGTTATGTGTTGGGAATCTGAGTGAATAAAAAAACTACATGTCACAGCAAATGTCTTTATTCTTTTCTAGTTTGAAGATTCCCGCTCTCGTGTTCTCTAATTTGAACTAGGGGGTAAAGTTCTATTAcacattaattattatattaaacaGACTCCTTTTTCTCTACTATTTTTGAGCCCTAACGCTCTATGTTGGGAAGTGATGCTGTCCTTAATgttaaaatcttatttttttcttttcaattttgtTTTCTAACCAGTTGTCTTGAGGGCACAGTCCAATTAATCGCTTTGTTTAAATGTTCCTTTTGAGGGGTTTTATAGATTGGAGACTAACGCCTGTTTAACTTAACACTACTTAACAATTAGGATCAAGCcaacaaatgagaaaacaactAAGCTGCTTTATAGTTTTCTGACAAGCAAGGTTTGTCCTGAGgccattaaaaatgaaatcttTGGTCTTTGCttttccaaaaagaaaaaaaaatgtttctcacTCAATCTGGCAGGTAGATTTATCTTTATGgcatttattcagttttacaTAATCATTGGAAACAGAATCTATTTTAGTTGGAAATTTAAGTTTACCTTCATGAATAAGTCAGCACTTAATTTATACAAAAATATCCTTTTTAGAATAGTACAATGTTAAAACATTCTTTGTCACATATAATAACTGACACGTCTGAGACCAAACCAAACCTCAGATTCAAACATTGTTAATTCACAGATAAAAGCTGCATCATGATGTTGTGCACCAACACTTAGCAAATAGCTTAGATACATTTTGAGAAAATATCAGTATTTCCCAAAAATGGATGGAAATGttaagtataaaaaaaaattgtaataacTTGATGTAAAACCGAAACAAATGGTATTTCAGTCTCACAAAAAGTCAGTAAACCAGACCCTGTATTACTGAAGTGATTTTACAATTACAGCTTTTCTAGTTGAATAACTATCAGAATATGATTTTATTCtctcaaaatataatt
Protein-coding regions in this window:
- the gemin4 gene encoding gem-associated protein 4 translates to MDKDSSVLQGAFLLANKLCLPSALSSLQKADWSRVGHPVVEAVREICGQDELNTTACCWKKKIVCVVWLKLLCGEAEEDVETSWKENPFFPLLNGLPELNHVVLLELVRSLAAADVFANFLLCLPQSQICVELERLVHHVKSSPTREDDVQLFLEVWWELWKGRNEQKVGGEDSIEAMFAKQFARLSSLSSSLSPQAAKRFKLDTSPANDVLHILLHALTDMKDHISSSDLCLQALSISLDSLFTALLIDQEVKLPTKEKMHMLSKAVSIREKNDGKLSPELIQEAQSDLRASHTPSQFKPSRMTLGEALKIITDLTQFWLNSKLLAVDDSTNFSYSTFRLEQSVQRVLTAPEEAGLPETMTESDVQKPEMNLLRGLLESLVFPTIETTPEMEAKVTMNIISHRLEDYQSFAVLCASEKSWAFPDEQLLDFLEKNQAAFQQHDTLLSLASTLMATLHSEAPNVKQCKKLMKVTADIFSALSLEDKNKSLAAMLRLSTRGFLGHSVPSAVTDGFKQELNMAFNCIIQGGGGASATVSLGHLNTAAALIARVAFQNPEAALKSCCHSAVFNKGAFSLMAKILQQLPGLRGEKGRENEAECDEKEEKQAKGNRDEVKDDVSGGRLLCKCLQETIKTKSLLACEKEQLLKFLGLLMMPVIAVEGEERRQCFLPPQEVVNIFVLPNLSTAGRSLFDTELSLQLLHTALGVDVQHPASSPHWLLDCSPFPLLYILAQLHNQALRFWEQPLEGTVCHWSMDTKELLESVLATLAQVVGAEVAAAPSSWSRALFWLYNKMEELDWAVRFHLKPVWGEHFKNEVPLSLLTVCDLPEQEWSGLDLPQYGQGSGLLAWMECCSISDSLRSTMLSCLSLDQRRTDHVGMFSKGLLVALTQTLPWCSVSQWSRLLGTLRELITSGRLHVPFSLEYVDYLPLMDLRKFSCDLRLSVLLLRVLQLLCGSSCSDWLSADGWAHVGRLYAHAVREMMNSLRAKLPLPSSGAWTASASTPPKTPASKDSNPSFTSVKVTKPTIDSLTEAEGLKASNEEEEVETTLSQEVLFVLSQLFCHVQHIQVMMPGGRSEPLFLSSLEILSHYEAVMTAFPESSSPLESDNTRHFFTTITDNLESEEMKVVLKQKIAQLVSADAR